One genomic window of Candidatus Nitrospira inopinata includes the following:
- a CDS encoding efflux RND transporter permease subunit, whose product MIARLIEGSARNPVLVILCVSLLAAWGVWALFQVPFDAIPDLSDVQVIIYTEWPGRSPTLMEDQITYPLVTSLLAGPRVKRVRGVSEYGVSYVYVIFEDGTDLYWARSRVLEYLQRLTGKLPIGVTPTLGPDATGVGWVYQYALVDESGTYDLAQLRSLQDWYLRYQLESVPGVAEVSSIGGFVKQYQIEVDPNTLAAYRLPIQAVIEAIRKSNAEVSGRVLEMAGTEYVIRGRGYLRSVDEIELIPVGTDGRGTPIFIRDIAHVQLGPDQRRGIAELDGKGQTVGGIVIMRAGENALAVVERIKARLEDIAPALPQGVRIVPTYDRSDLIRRAIAVLREKLLEESVIVGLVAVVFLGHFRSALVAILILPVAVLLAFIPMAYLKITSNIMSLGGIAIAIGAMVDAAIVMVENAHKRLEQSPLWKEARPGAPGAGGRESNRTEIIVAAGKEVGRPLFFSLLVIAVSFLPIFALEAQEGRLFAPLASTKTFSMLFAAALSVTLAPVLMVVLLRGRIRAERENPLNRWLIALYRPILAGALRIRWLTVGVAVVSVAATVPVFMRLGAEFMPPLNEGTILYMPTTVPGLSIPEAAKVLQVQDQLLMTFPEVERVFGKMGKAPTATDPAFVGMAEITATLKPETQWRPDMTWDRLLDEMDAKLRIPGFPNIWWMPIQTRTEMITTGVRSPVGIKVLGPDLKTIERIGIEIERALATVPGTTSAFAERLNEGYYVDLIINRREAARYGLTVGDVQAVITSAIGGETVTTTVEGRERYPVIIRYKRELRDDPERLKRVRIPTPTGAQIPLGHIADLVITQGPPSIADEAGTLVGLVSVSVSGRDLRGYVQEAQRVVRELVTLPPGYRLIWTGQYEHLMRAEERLKMVVPATLAVILLLLYLNFRSLAKSLIVILSVPFAAIGAIWYLHFLGYNLSVAVWVGIIALAGVAAETGVVMLVYLDEAAERRMGEGRLATAQDLREAIMEGAVQRVRPKMMTVVAIMGGLLPLMGTTGPGADMMKRIAAPMIGGMISSTVLTLLVIPVLYALWRGGSLPAPKE is encoded by the coding sequence ATGATCGCGCGACTCATTGAAGGAAGCGCCCGCAATCCGGTTCTAGTTATCCTCTGTGTGTCGCTGCTCGCAGCCTGGGGAGTCTGGGCATTGTTCCAGGTTCCGTTCGATGCGATTCCTGATCTGTCCGATGTCCAAGTGATCATCTACACCGAGTGGCCAGGGCGCAGCCCCACTCTCATGGAAGACCAAATTACCTACCCGCTCGTGACATCTCTGCTCGCTGGTCCGAGGGTCAAACGGGTCCGCGGTGTCTCGGAATACGGAGTTTCCTATGTCTACGTGATCTTCGAAGATGGAACAGACTTGTACTGGGCGAGAAGTCGTGTCCTCGAATATCTCCAGAGGCTCACCGGCAAGTTGCCAATCGGTGTCACGCCGACCTTGGGGCCGGATGCAACCGGGGTCGGGTGGGTCTATCAGTATGCCTTGGTGGATGAATCCGGGACCTACGATTTGGCGCAGCTCCGCAGCCTTCAGGATTGGTATCTGCGTTACCAATTGGAGAGTGTGCCCGGCGTGGCGGAGGTCTCATCGATCGGCGGATTTGTCAAACAGTACCAAATCGAAGTGGATCCGAACACGTTGGCGGCGTATCGACTCCCGATTCAAGCCGTGATCGAGGCGATCCGCAAGAGCAATGCGGAGGTGAGCGGCCGAGTGTTGGAGATGGCCGGCACCGAGTATGTCATCCGCGGACGTGGCTACCTACGCTCGGTTGATGAGATTGAACTGATTCCGGTCGGGACGGATGGACGAGGCACGCCTATCTTCATTCGCGATATTGCTCATGTCCAACTTGGGCCGGACCAGCGTCGTGGCATTGCCGAACTGGACGGCAAGGGCCAGACGGTCGGCGGGATCGTGATCATGCGGGCCGGAGAAAACGCGCTTGCCGTGGTCGAGCGGATCAAAGCAAGGCTGGAAGACATCGCCCCGGCCTTACCCCAAGGCGTACGCATAGTCCCTACCTACGATCGGTCCGATCTCATTCGTCGCGCGATCGCCGTCCTCCGCGAGAAACTGCTCGAAGAAAGTGTGATCGTCGGCCTGGTCGCGGTGGTCTTCCTAGGTCACTTTCGAAGTGCGTTAGTGGCCATCCTGATCCTGCCGGTGGCCGTGTTGCTCGCATTTATCCCGATGGCCTATTTGAAGATCACCTCCAACATCATGTCACTCGGTGGCATCGCTATCGCCATCGGCGCGATGGTCGATGCCGCGATCGTGATGGTCGAGAATGCCCATAAACGGTTGGAGCAATCTCCCTTGTGGAAAGAGGCGCGTCCCGGCGCGCCTGGGGCGGGCGGGCGTGAAAGCAACCGAACGGAAATCATCGTCGCGGCGGGAAAAGAGGTCGGGCGGCCCCTGTTCTTTTCGCTGCTGGTGATCGCCGTGTCGTTCCTGCCGATCTTCGCCTTGGAAGCGCAGGAAGGGCGACTGTTCGCACCGTTGGCTTCTACCAAGACCTTTTCGATGCTCTTTGCCGCCGCGCTCTCGGTGACATTGGCACCGGTACTCATGGTGGTTCTGCTTCGCGGACGTATCCGAGCGGAACGCGAGAACCCGCTGAACCGGTGGCTCATCGCCCTGTATCGGCCCATTCTTGCGGGCGCATTGCGGATCCGGTGGCTGACGGTGGGGGTGGCGGTCGTGTCCGTGGCCGCCACGGTGCCGGTGTTCATGCGCCTCGGCGCCGAATTCATGCCGCCGCTGAACGAGGGGACCATCCTCTATATGCCGACCACCGTCCCTGGCCTCTCCATCCCGGAAGCGGCCAAGGTGTTGCAGGTCCAGGATCAGTTGCTCATGACCTTCCCGGAAGTGGAACGGGTGTTCGGCAAAATGGGAAAAGCGCCGACGGCCACCGACCCGGCCTTCGTCGGAATGGCCGAGATCACCGCGACATTGAAGCCAGAGACCCAGTGGCGACCCGACATGACTTGGGATCGCTTACTGGATGAGATGGATGCCAAGCTCCGCATTCCGGGATTTCCAAACATCTGGTGGATGCCGATCCAGACCAGGACGGAGATGATCACGACCGGTGTCCGGAGTCCGGTCGGGATCAAGGTGCTGGGGCCTGACTTAAAGACGATCGAGCGAATCGGTATCGAGATCGAGCGGGCCTTGGCGACCGTGCCCGGCACGACGAGCGCCTTCGCCGAGCGGCTGAACGAAGGCTATTACGTGGATCTCATCATCAATCGGCGCGAGGCGGCTCGCTACGGCTTGACGGTGGGAGATGTGCAAGCGGTCATCACGTCGGCTATCGGGGGAGAAACCGTGACCACGACGGTCGAGGGGCGGGAGCGGTACCCGGTCATCATCCGCTACAAGCGCGAGCTGCGTGATGATCCGGAGCGGCTCAAGCGGGTGCGCATTCCCACACCGACCGGTGCGCAAATTCCCCTTGGCCACATTGCAGATCTCGTCATCACCCAGGGGCCGCCGTCGATCGCGGATGAGGCAGGCACATTGGTGGGGCTCGTGTCGGTGTCGGTCAGTGGCCGCGATTTGCGCGGCTATGTGCAAGAGGCCCAACGAGTGGTTCGTGAGCTGGTCACGCTTCCGCCCGGCTACCGCTTGATTTGGACCGGGCAATACGAACATCTGATGCGGGCGGAAGAGCGGCTGAAAATGGTGGTTCCTGCGACCCTGGCTGTGATCCTGTTGCTCCTCTACCTCAATTTCCGTTCGCTCGCGAAATCGCTGATCGTAATACTTTCTGTCCCCTTCGCTGCGATCGGAGCCATCTGGTATCTCCATTTCCTGGGCTACAATCTCAGCGTGGCGGTGTGGGTGGGAATCATTGCGCTGGCCGGCGTGGCGGCGGAGACGGGCGTGGTGATGCTGGTCTATCTCGATGAAGCCGCTGAGCGGCGTATGGGCGAAGGGCGCCTGGCCACGGCGCAGGATCTGCGCGAGGCCATCATGGAGGGGGCGGTGCAACGCGTGCGACCCAAGATGATGACCGTCGTCGCCATCATGGGTGGCTTGCTCCCTCTCATGGGGACCACCGGCCCCGGCGCTGACATGATGAAACGCATCGCCGCGCCGATGA
- a CDS encoding efflux RND transporter periplasmic adaptor subunit, giving the protein MSRNRRGAGLAVWSTAAGLLVGAIAGFFAAYRGMDGMSGMRGHGMDGMSMEEIEGATSRGDRQGVSVERTTAMKGMGPGGDTSDVPSVAVTVPAVVRQSIGVRSAPVGYAMLEQEIRAVGTVGYDERGFTQVTLKTSGWVREVFVNSTGQPVRKGEPLLTFYSPDLLATQEEYLLAVRAQAQLAASPLPDAKEHAAALVASARERLRLWDVTDEQIATLERRGQGSPVLTVYAPSSGIVMRREALPGKYVEPGTILYEIADLSTVWIHAEIYESEMAAVKVGLPVTVTFAAYPGKSFHGKVAYVSPTLNTGARTVRVRLELPNPKLTLKPGMYGNVVVRTDMGKTLVMPKEAVLDTGLRQLVFIDRGEGRYEPMAVKLGRQGRDRVEILEGLKEGDRVVTSANFLLDAESKLTSASSMQAMMGRIGMGDWQMRGAYEAKMEGMEGMSGMQGMKGMESMKGMEEMPGMKDMSGMSGMDSGSGKAVSETRVADGYILNFRTLPETPKAGEALLKLKLTDRTGKPVTNAQVLFVYTMPMPGMIDSKAPAHHINDGLYEGTVLFGMAGTWVVTVNVTVPGQPPIVERFRFSVAVGGL; this is encoded by the coding sequence ATGAGTCGCAATAGACGCGGAGCAGGGCTTGCTGTCTGGAGTACAGCGGCCGGTTTGCTCGTCGGGGCCATAGCCGGATTCTTCGCCGCCTATAGGGGAATGGACGGTATGTCCGGGATGAGGGGCCATGGGATGGACGGCATGTCCATGGAAGAAATAGAGGGAGCGACGAGCAGGGGAGACAGGCAGGGGGTGTCGGTGGAGAGAACGACGGCCATGAAGGGCATGGGCCCTGGAGGGGACACATCCGATGTTCCCTCCGTGGCGGTGACCGTTCCGGCTGTGGTAAGGCAGTCGATCGGCGTCCGCAGTGCTCCGGTAGGTTACGCGATGTTGGAGCAAGAGATCCGCGCGGTTGGAACGGTCGGCTACGATGAACGTGGATTTACGCAAGTCACGCTGAAAACATCGGGGTGGGTGAGAGAGGTCTTCGTCAATTCGACCGGTCAACCGGTTCGAAAAGGCGAACCGCTCTTGACCTTCTACTCGCCGGATCTCCTTGCCACCCAGGAAGAATACCTTTTGGCGGTCAGGGCGCAGGCTCAATTGGCTGCCAGCCCGCTACCCGACGCGAAGGAGCACGCTGCTGCGCTCGTGGCGAGCGCGCGAGAACGACTTCGCCTCTGGGATGTGACCGATGAGCAGATCGCGACCCTGGAGCGTCGAGGTCAGGGCAGCCCGGTTCTGACGGTCTATGCGCCGTCGTCTGGAATTGTGATGAGGCGGGAGGCGTTGCCGGGCAAATATGTGGAGCCTGGCACGATCCTGTATGAGATCGCGGATCTCTCCACGGTCTGGATCCATGCCGAGATTTATGAATCAGAAATGGCGGCCGTGAAAGTCGGCCTGCCGGTCACGGTCACCTTTGCCGCCTACCCAGGCAAATCATTCCACGGCAAGGTGGCTTATGTGTCCCCGACGCTCAATACAGGAGCCCGCACCGTACGGGTGCGGCTGGAATTGCCGAATCCCAAGCTGACATTGAAGCCGGGCATGTACGGAAACGTGGTCGTACGGACCGATATGGGCAAGACCTTGGTGATGCCAAAGGAGGCTGTGTTGGACACCGGGCTTCGCCAGCTTGTGTTTATAGATCGGGGCGAAGGCCGGTATGAACCTATGGCCGTCAAACTTGGCCGACAAGGGCGGGATCGTGTGGAAATTCTCGAAGGGCTTAAAGAGGGCGATCGGGTCGTCACCTCGGCCAATTTCTTGTTGGACGCAGAGAGCAAATTGACCTCGGCGTCTAGCATGCAAGCCATGATGGGTCGAATCGGCATGGGCGACTGGCAAATGCGCGGTGCCTATGAAGCCAAGATGGAAGGGATGGAAGGCATGTCCGGCATGCAAGGGATGAAAGGTATGGAGAGTATGAAGGGCATGGAAGAAATGCCAGGGATGAAGGACATGAGCGGTATGTCGGGTATGGACTCGGGTTCAGGGAAAGCCGTCTCTGAAACTCGCGTGGCGGACGGATACATCCTGAACTTCAGGACTCTTCCCGAAACGCCCAAGGCCGGTGAAGCCCTGCTCAAACTCAAATTGACCGATCGGACCGGCAAGCCGGTGACGAATGCGCAAGTCCTCTTCGTCTACACCATGCCGATGCCGGGCATGATCGATTCCAAGGCGCCGGCGCACCACATCAATGACGGGCTCTACGAAGGCACGGTGCTGTTCGGTATGGCCGGCACGTGGGTGGTGACGGTCAACGTGACGGTGCCGGGCCAACCGCCTATCGTCGAGCGGTTTCGGTTCTCGGTCGCCGTGGGAGGCCTGTAG
- a CDS encoding TolC family protein — MARTIRFPLLAITVVSLSCWTGARHVASAADQTDRPPLVLPDLIHEALARNPELVAARKQWEAVTKRVTAALSLEDPILSVHWWNVPQSFNLGRAENTIIGLSQAFPFPGKLVLREQVARRSAEIAEQALRAKERELIVRLKQAYYDLFLARKAIQIHHEQVQLLRQFVEVANAKFRAGTGSQADVLKAHVELSLLHQQRPVLEQRRETAAALLNTIMARDPLSPLGVPQEPPLMTLGVTIDDLSSLALNARPELKAAELAVQQHEHSYALAQRQYYPDFNVQVQRFQNVQANDGFGAYVAMTIPFAFWTKSKYEANVQEAAASVEAARAQRRTLENLTRFQVKDLLARIRANEQVARLYHTTILPQAAQNLEAARVGYRAGKGGILNLIDAQRTWQRFHEEYYRVLVEREHRLAELEQVIGVDLSGRSEEGRNGHESQ; from the coding sequence ATGGCTCGTACGATTCGATTTCCGTTACTTGCCATCACGGTTGTGAGCTTGAGTTGTTGGACGGGTGCGCGCCATGTCGCTTCTGCCGCCGATCAAACCGACCGGCCGCCTTTGGTGTTACCGGATTTGATTCATGAAGCTTTGGCGAGAAATCCCGAACTTGTGGCGGCGCGCAAACAATGGGAAGCCGTCACGAAACGAGTGACGGCGGCGCTTTCGTTGGAGGATCCGATCCTGTCGGTTCATTGGTGGAATGTCCCCCAGTCTTTTAATCTCGGTCGCGCGGAGAACACCATCATCGGATTGTCCCAGGCATTTCCCTTTCCCGGAAAACTCGTCCTGAGAGAGCAAGTGGCCCGTCGATCGGCCGAGATCGCTGAGCAGGCGCTGCGCGCGAAGGAACGGGAGTTGATCGTCCGACTCAAGCAGGCGTACTACGATCTGTTTCTCGCACGCAAGGCAATCCAGATTCATCATGAACAGGTTCAATTGCTCAGGCAGTTCGTCGAGGTCGCCAATGCAAAGTTCCGTGCGGGAACGGGATCGCAGGCCGACGTGCTCAAGGCCCATGTTGAACTCTCCCTGCTCCACCAGCAGCGTCCTGTGCTGGAACAGCGTCGCGAAACCGCCGCGGCGCTGCTGAATACGATCATGGCCCGTGATCCCCTGTCACCGTTGGGCGTGCCTCAAGAGCCGCCTCTGATGACGCTTGGCGTAACCATCGACGATTTGTCCAGCCTTGCGCTGAACGCCAGACCGGAGTTGAAAGCCGCCGAGCTGGCTGTCCAACAGCACGAGCATTCTTACGCCCTAGCCCAGCGTCAGTATTATCCCGACTTCAACGTGCAAGTGCAGCGCTTCCAGAACGTTCAGGCCAATGACGGCTTTGGCGCCTACGTGGCCATGACCATCCCCTTCGCGTTTTGGACCAAGTCGAAGTATGAGGCGAACGTTCAGGAAGCCGCGGCGTCGGTCGAGGCCGCGCGGGCACAACGGCGCACGTTAGAAAACTTGACTCGTTTTCAGGTCAAAGACCTTCTCGCCAGGATCCGCGCGAACGAACAGGTGGCCCGGTTGTATCACACGACGATCCTGCCACAGGCCGCGCAGAACCTTGAAGCGGCACGCGTGGGGTATCGAGCGGGGAAAGGAGGGATTCTGAATCTGATCGATGCTCAACGGACCTGGCAGAGATTTCACGAGGAGTACTACCGAGTGCTGGTTGAGCGGGAACATCGTCTCGCGGAACTCGAACAAGTGATCGGAGTCGATCTGAGCGGGCGCAGTGAAGAAGGGAGGAATGGTCATGAGTCGCAATAG
- a CDS encoding type II toxin-antitoxin system HicA family toxin: MKRKDLIRQLEASGCVLIRHGGKHDWYHNPVTRVSQPVPRHTEINEHLAKRILKIMSNP, from the coding sequence GTGAAGAGGAAAGACCTTATTCGACAGCTCGAAGCCAGCGGTTGCGTGCTCATTCGTCATGGCGGAAAGCATGATTGGTATCACAATCCTGTCACCAGGGTTTCCCAGCCGGTTCCTCGCCATACTGAGATCAATGAACATCTTGCGAAGCGCATCCTCAAGATAATGAGCAATCCCTGA
- a CDS encoding tyrosine-type recombinase/integrase, with the protein MRTDPIQIKPGEAGRLIYDLERRLGSVVLPNALDRKYPQASREGGWQWVFPASKYYTHPVTREPYRHPLHESVLQKAVKEAARKAGLAKPASCHTFRHSLATHLLKDGYDIRTVQELLGHKDVHAVMIDTHVLNRGGRGVCSPADRLGQGLSPSQP; encoded by the coding sequence GTGCGAACGGACCCGATTCAGATCAAGCCAGGCGAGGCGGGACGGCTCATCTATGATCTGGAGCGGAGATTAGGCAGCGTCGTCCTGCCGAATGCATTGGATCGGAAGTATCCCCAGGCGAGCCGAGAGGGGGGCTGGCAGTGGGTCTTCCCAGCCTCGAAGTATTACACCCATCCGGTGACGCGTGAGCCGTACAGACATCCCCTGCATGAATCCGTCCTGCAGAAGGCCGTCAAAGAAGCCGCCCGCAAGGCTGGGCTCGCCAAGCCGGCCAGTTGCCACACGTTTCGCCATTCCTTGGCAACTCACCTCCTGAAGGATGGCTACGACATCCGCACAGTCCAAGAGCTCCTTGGGCATAAGGATGTGCATGCCGTCATGATCGACACGCATGTCCTGAATCGAGGTGGACGTGGGGTCTGCAGCCCCGCAGACCGGCTGGGACAAGGATTAAGCCCTTCGCAGCCATAA